The region ACGGCAAAACCAAAGCCACCACACCCTAAAaaatacttcttcttttttttttaaatgtgaaatcAAATTTAACAAATATAATGTTGTAGCCTCCAGAAAAAGTCACAAGTCCaacaatatttttaatttttactaaCCGGTCCAATTCAAACAGGTTTTCCttcccgtgcaaacactttcgtctACGTGCTTCcccaaacacacaacaacaacacttcctcattctccgccaatccgcTTTCAGGCACAGACAGAGTTTGCAATCATAAGAAAAATTAACAAATAAGAAcatcaaataaattaaaaaaacataaaacattaccataAACAGGTccttacagtatgaatggatgtataacctattatttgcgcactattgactagtaaTGCACCTAAAATTTGGCAGCCGAAAAAATGACTGATCACCAAAAACATCACTACCGATGACGTAAACAAGATGCACGCAATTGTGTGGAGCGTAGTCAGCATGTCAGCGATGTGGATGTAACTAATATATATACCCACggacagcgatctacaaaatgtgcaaatttaaaaaggacagtggcggcttttaaggagagCAAGTCAAACTGAAGTAGCAGAGCGAAATAAGTCTGACATGCTTGCTGCAGCTCACTTTTTGTTGGgaacatcgagggacagaagtaaagtctctaaacacaagtacattCTGTCATAACACCAGGAAAAGATTCTAGATTTTTTGGTGGTGGTTCTTTAGAAAAAGTACCTAAAAATctctaaaaaatttaaaaattctcaacagaagtacattgtacaaaaagcagcaacaattgaaaatatagcaaaataataacatatattctatttatatattataatactaattaatcatggagatttgttttaaaagcatgtatatatttttaaaccctTTTAAAGAACATCATATCATTAGAGCAAATTATGCGATGGCGTCATGGTCACCATGCCCTTAATCTTACCCACACTGCCACTGGTATTTTGGAAATCTCCAGCTTTTTGCTAGTTTGCCAAAAATAAGTCTTCAACTTATTTTTAGAGTTGTGCGGCTGTTAATGTTGCTTTAAAAACACTGCAGATAGCGGTTTTATGATGGCAACAGCTATACCCTGGAATGAACTATTCCAGTGTCTATTATTTCCAATGGGAGAAACTGAGAACTCAACTAGAGGGGAATAAATGCTTCCAACCTGTCAATCATTGAGTATTTAGACCAATCAGACAAAGGGGAATTTGCAGTGCCCTCCCACTGCACTACTTTTCTCTAGTAGTTGTTTTGATCATTGACGACACATACTGTAGGCCTCCTGAAGAAACTCACTTTTTTCATGAATGGTAAACAAAAAAGTAGCTTAATGTAGTATTAGTTTGTTTCGTAAACAACACAGGCATGTTTTTGTAGCTACAGCCCTATGGAAAATACGTATTGTTTTTTATGAATATTATAGCAGTAGCTTGTAGTGGAACGCAACACTTCTAAGGAATCTTCTATTTTTCCTGGTAAATTTGAGTCAATGTTGTCCCATGCCAGGGTACCCCTACTTATATATCGTGTAAAAAAGTGTTCTGTTTTACATTACTGTTCACAAAAGTgcattgttattgtgcaatattaAGATATCTGAATTATAGCAGTAGTGCCGCTAATCGCTAGCGAGCAACTGACAGGCTAATCGCCAGCAGGCAATTGGCACACTAATTGCTTGCTGGCAACGGGAGCACTAATCCCTAGCTGACAACTACACCACTAATCGGTAGCTGGCAGCTAGAGTGCTAATCACTAgccatcttaaatgctaacatgaatacaataatatagttttaatgtttgtttttttaaaactgcaAGTTAAAGTGCAAAGGGTTTCCAAGCCACTACCATTTATAAACACTAGTGCGTTGAATCAAAATTAAAGTGTCTACCATTTATAAACACTAGTGTGttggatcaatattaaagtgtattcaaaaacatttacatttgtggAAAAATAATATATACCGGTAAATGAAAAAGTCCGATCAACTAAATATTTGACACCTTTGTTGAAGACCTCTGAGTGGTGGCTGGTCTTTCCTCATTGACCACCGGCACTTTGCATAAACAGCAAATTACAATTTCCGCCTTCCAAAAGACAGATTTCATAAATGTACACTTTGGTAAAGTAAATTTAGACCCCTCTTAAGTGATCATTATGACAGATTTTTAGCATCAGGAAGGAAAGATTTGCTAATTTTGTATAACATTCAAACGACTGATTGCTGATCTTTGCCCATTTTTGACTTAATTATGGGATGTGAGAACAGTAATAAAAAGGGCATGGCTTAGCCAGCAAAGTTCGAGGCGTCCATTGAGCTGAAGTGCTGAAAGGTTGAAATGGCCCATTGTGAATGTGTCTTCTAGTGCTTCTCACCATGCATGGGATGCCTCATGCCCGGCTGCTGTAGTGGCAGGCCTTGCTGTGGGGCCATCATGCCGCCTACAGCTGCCACTTGTGGAGCAGCCACATGGGCCTGACCTGTCCTTGCTAAGAGACGCTGGTAACGGGGCAACTGTGCCCTCAGCTCCTCCTGTTAGAGACAACACAAAGAGCGGACTTTTAGACAAAGGAATGACTGCTACGACCCTTACAATAATGACAAATATTCATAAAGGTGTTAAAAATGGTGGTACATTAATTCCTTATGGAGAATAATCAAGCTTGGATTCATCTTTTCACATGCACACTTAACCATAATAAGTCAACTGTAAACTACAACAATTCAACTTGAGGTATGCTGTTATGTTTCCGTGAATACATATTGACTAAATCTTCTATTATATGTATCAGTCATTACTTACTGTGATAAGGGCAAAAAAGAGAGTTCAAGCAACTTACCAGCGAGATATCCTCATCAGGGTGGATCAACTTACTAGTTGCACTCGAGGTGGTGAGGGTGGCAGGTTTAGTGGACACTGTGGCTGGGGGTTTGGCCACAGTACTGCTAGATGGGTTAGAGGAGGAAGTGGAGGAGGAAGAGACAGAGGGTTGGGTATATGCAGGGAATGTTGCTTTGGGCGGGTCGGAGGAGCCTGCTGTGCTGTGGGAGTTCGATGCTGCGGCTCCTGAAGCACTTTGCTGGGCCTGTGGATGGACAACGAGGGTAAATGACTACCGtaatataacttgtgtttattgCTTCTTTTGACACAGCATACCGTTGACTCAGGAAGACATTGATCTGGACACACACGCCCAcaactttaaaataaatataatcctTTATGATTTTAACCCTAGCTTCAATAGGCCACTTTGGTTTTTATTTCTTCCATTTTGGGTATTGATCTCAGTACCACAAACATAAACATCCACTTAGTACTGAaactagagctgggcgatatggcaaaaaaatCATTAGgattaattttttcatatcatccgatcttgattaatattacaactttttaaaACTGAAGGCGGATTTGTCCCGTGCAGAATTATACCGAGTACCAtcgcatccctactgtttactactgcagtatgtTGTAACATACATTTTTGGATTGAGGTAGTACATGCTAAAccctgacaactgtcattttgttcatataatTGTGCTCCCTGGAGGTGCAAAGGTACAGGTAATCACTGCTACAGTGGTTTTAGGGCcacggttttgcttctttttcggtACGTTTTGTGGTGGTaaagacaacaactttttttcctctcaaagttactttgtttttttgcttgtcatcacacaCATTCTGCAGTAAAATAATGAATAGTTTAAGACTTcgatttcaagttaacatttaccaAACAACACTTTAAAATGGTGAACTATTTGTATTCTTTgattacttgtatacatcagtgcttctcaccagtgctttggcaaacgGCAAGCGGTGACCCAGATTGTGGAATTGTTAAAAAACCAACAACCGCATCTTATACTTAATAAAAGTACATTTGAGTGCAGTTTGtatttgaggtactgtaaaataatgtgttccaacacataaaacacatttgattatttcaggaacaaaagtttttttatacACAAACTCAGAAATTATTTAAACACAAAATGTGTCTGCAGAGTTTTtagtacccgtattttccgcactataaggcgcaccggattataaggcgcaccttcaatgaatggcctactttaaaactttgttcatatacaaagcgcatagaatagactacagtagaggctggggttacgttatgcatccattagatggagctgcgctaaagggaatgtcaacaaaacaaatagtgattgtactgacacttctacttgctgctctctgttcaacaactcactgttcgagtgtgtcctccaactgtagccgtCTCGcattgttccctcggaaactctgtttagtcttctttacttggcgcaggtcaccatattgcttcctccacttccgcaccattgattcgttaatgttaaattctctcgctgctgctctatttccgtgttctactgtgtgactgatcgccttgagtttaaactctgcgtcgtaagcgcgtctcttaataggagccatttttgggtctttacataaagtttaggtctcgcaactacggtaagcagccgccaacttaattttcccccgtagaagaagaagcgcttctactACGATAAGCAACCGCCGACTTCATTCTAccctgtagaagaagaagcgcttcttcttctacggtaagcagccgtagaagggggaaaatgaagtcggcgtagttaccgtagttgcgagacctgttgtggctcaatattggtccatatataaggtgcaccgaattataaggcgcactgtcagcttttgaggaaattggaggtctttaggtgcgccttatagtgcggaaaatacggtacatgttatatCAGAAGAGTTTAATCTTTGCAGACACATGAAAAAAAAGTCTGTTTAAaagatatttaaacataaaatgttttatttctcattaaatTAGTGGGTGTTTACTTTCTATGTCGAGACCAATACAGTAGTTCAGTCACAAAGACATTCTGTGCCTGACAGCATGCGATTCGCATTCAGGACAGGATTACTGATATGCTGCAGTGAGACTAAAGTATGTcactaaagtcgctgctccttctCAATATTGTGTTTTAACTTATATGGTAGTGTTACACGCATTTCTTTATTGTATTCTTCTGGGTTGCACTTCCAGCTCTGTAAGGGAGAAGCGGCACAAACGCTGACTGAACATAAATTACGCCGTGACGAGCCAGACTTCCGCGACGGTGGAACGGGATGGGACATCAACACAACCAAACATACACACGCAGGATCATGGTCAATAAAGGCggattgttccgtgcaggattatTCCAAGCATTGTTGCTTCCCTACTGCAGTATATTTTAGCAGACATTTACGCCATGATTGATCGAGGGAAAATGCTAATAGCTGATTACCGTGATCGAAATCAAATTAATCACGATCACAATCacataatcgcccagccctaactgaaACCAAAAGTAGTTGAGGCAAAAGTCATGCATGTCTGACAAAGTTATGATGATGCAAACGGTAATCCTGGTCAAGTCTAACAAAGCTCATGCATGATAACAAAAATCACAGCCAGGTGTTGTTGGGGAGTATTCCATTACACCAACTGTGTAGCGCTTGTACTACATTTGCTGCACAAGTGGGCTTGCAAGGCAAACACCAGTAGCAATATGCCTGCTTTCCAACTCAAACTCTACAAGCGGTTAGTGAGAAAGCGACATGCAGCTGACAGCCACAGTCCTGTTTGTGAGCGTACTTGTGGCGTGTTAGGAAAGGGAAGTTGAGAGGAGGCAGACTGAAGGTCTGCAGGTGGAGAGGAAACGGCTGCTGTGCTGCAGTGAACACCAGAGCCCATCTGCAGCATGGTGGAAAGGAGATTACAGCATTGGCATATCATATCATTTAAGGgcctaaacaaaaaaaattgtagacGGGCTGACTAAAGGCTGAAAAAAGGTCgtaagaaaatgtccgcaattaaaaagtgtaaaaaccgCTATAAGGCAAGCAAATAAACATGTAATCTCACAAAACTGATGCAACAACCCTCAAATGTAGGGAAgatgctttcacagatgtgtaattagGAAATATATACATTGTGAGGTTCCAACCTGTGCTGCACTGGGGAAAAGAGGCTTGGTGACAGCTGGTTGGGCCACTGTTACCGTTGGTCGTTGTATCGCTCCTGCTGTGGGGACCGGGGCCATGAGGGGCATCCCTGGCCTTGGAGCCATGTGCGGTGGCATTCCTGAGCAAGCAGAAAAAGGCCAAACACGTTAATGGCACTATCCTTTCCCAAACAATGTTTAGAGTGAACAATTTTTATTTCTTAAGATGTGTCAACTTTGTGTAACCTATGCAAATTTGGTGTTTGCAAACCCGGAAAATCACATTCTTCCTTGACTGGATGAGTTTGTGGAAGGCAAGAATAAGGGAGGAGCCAGTGTGTGTGGGTGCGAAGAGGGAGACTGCTGTACGTTTGTAAATGTTATTTTGGCGTTGTTGCGGGCCATATTTACTGTtcgtttaaataaaaatattagagatgtgagcaccctttgcgAAAAAAAAGAggataataaaatgtataataaagactaCATTTcactgcaattgggtgcatttctacattaTATTTTATCTCTAGATTTGTCATTTACCAACCTCTTTCGGCTGtcttgacacttacatgtcccatgtaatgtaccacataaTTTTTAGTGGGTTTTTTGGTAGATAATTTTTTAACATTTACAATCAATCATTGAAAATGTAACGTAAAATtccataacatgcatgcaaaattAATGGAAAAATGTTTCCCATTTGGAAACTATCCTGTAGTCACGCCCCCTCATGTAACATACTACTGGTGTTGTGACCTTGGTTTACATCAATCACGTCAAAAATGTTACCTTcttgctggctactaataaatactttAGAACTACAACTGGGTCTTAATTAACAGTATTCGAATTACAGGCCTCGAATTgtgactttttaaggtcaaggcaagtgttgccttaaaggaaggctcatattttagggcaccaaggcaaacatattATTTCGAAGCAGGagattatctatatatatatgaattaaatCATTTTGAAAgctggcacctgatggccatgagaggtaactgcactttttgtccatatagataaaaaatagtgttcatgtatgagatctagggctgccaattatggccaaagtaataagattattgttatcaatattaaaatcatgattactgattgttaggtaatgCAGTGTTGGGGTCTGAATGTaataccatcatgtaatttgcaatgtctaataaaaaggctatagataaacgttatccatatatttaaagacaaatagtttttattctttaataatatcaacttgtcaactttttgtcattacatgatgcctttatctctatttgtacattttgatagaggaagTTTTtttatgtacatgctgtatcgggacCGAACCATTATGAGTTTgaccagaaatatgtcgtataggaattaactacacacaatattacagtaaaaaaatgatgtgtcacatgaatgatttttgaagtaatagctttgtgacatgaaaaaaacacaagtaatgtaaaacagACATAGCATTTACTTTTTGATATaaaaaagcagtttggctaatgaagatgaagtctaataaacaagctttgttcttgtgTTTTGCCCTACCTAAAAGTGTTGCACTGATCTAGGTGCGATATAAATGCAGTTTAACATTTCTAAAGTCAGCTTACCTGGGGGCATACCAGGCAAGCCTGGCATCATGGGAGGCATCATCCCACCCATTGGCATCATCCTGCACGAATATAACAGAAATGCATTTGTTAGGCATCATACAGTTCAACATAGTTCCATAAAAATGAATCCAATAGTTGTCCTATACAGAGAGTTTGTAGCTAATAACTTCCTACTCTTGCCCTAACTTGGGAAGCAAGTGAACTGGAGTGGACACTAAAGTACAGTGTTGCAGCttgtgattttattttgaaatatgctgctttttgtttttgtttattactGAAAATATGGACAAACAgtcaatgaatggatggatgctaaATGTACGGTGTTTCCCTCTTAAAATATATTGTTCAGTCAGGCAGTGACACTTTTGCAcagcagacaaaaaaaaaagtatgttctgTGTACTGGAAGTAGTGTTGTTGGGAATTGTATTTTTGTGTTCGTTAAGATGAGGAAAATGTGTTTGGTAACTTTTGCACTACAATTTTTACACAAGAGAACAAAAGCCTTTTCTATGTACTTAAAGTAGTGTTACCAGAGTATCTTATTTATTTGTGTTCTTTAAGGTGTGGAAAATGTATTGTTTGGtaacttttgcactatttttagaTTACAAAACCTTTCCATTGTTGGCATTTGCCTTACAGAAAACCTATCTTACTTTAAGTACTGTTCACAATATCCACTTTATTTTTGTAAGAATTTTTGTACTTCTGAGGCACTATCCTTAATGCTGTTCTTCTGCACAATAAATTCTCACAAAATTACattataaatgtgcttttttgttgttttaaaaaaaacaatttagctTTGCTAGGGGACTACAAAACCCATTCAAAGACACTTCCATTATAAGTTAAACACCGCAACATTTATACCGCGATATATACAATTACCGTGAAGGGATTTAATTTATACCGTGATATGAATTTTGGGTCAAAGCACTCAGCCTTACTTACCAGCATTAAAAACCAAAAAGTATGATGAGTAAACACAAATAAAGACAGATTGTGAACCTACCCTGGAGGCATTCCATGAATACCATGATGCATGCCATGCATCATGGGAGGAACACCTGGCATCATTGGAGGCATTCCTATAACAATAAGGGGAACAGCATGTTGTAACACAGTCTCAGATCTGTATAGTTAAACTTGTTTTCTAAAATCTGGCACTCACCTTGATATCCTCCTGGAGGCATCCCCGGCGCACCCGCCCCAGGAGGGATCCCAGGCTGAGCCATAGGTGCAGCATAGCCTACCTGAGGCGGCACACCAGTCACTTGCTGCACTGATGGTCCTGCTTCATCGTCGTCATCATCCTCATCCGAATCATCTGGgttcctttttttccctccatcTGAAATTAGGGAGGCAACAGTCAAAATATATCATTAAAAGCTCAATCCATTCATTATATGCAACAGGGCAATTCACTCTGACTGTGTCTGCTTGAATAGTGCATATCAAAAAGTAAGTCTGGGACGATAATCAAAACAATTCatctaaacaataaataaaatcgaTATTTATGCCAGCATCTATAAGGTgccatgtctgtgtgtgtctcCGTGAGTGGAAGCGGGAGTGCTAGCTTACGCACACATTAGGCAGCAATAGAGCCTTGCTGGTCACTAATTCGAAGCAATGCAATGTAACAAAAATAaggagggaaaaaaacattttaaagccAGATGTCTAGAATGAGAAAGATAAGCCTATCAACACGGACAAATGTGCCAGAATGTTGAATTTGTTACAAAGTGATGGCAACAAAAGAAACGAAACAAACCACCCAGCCGGCAGTTCTTCCTACTgtggaaaaaaaactgcatttaaagatgatcaatatttattgaagtgctAACAGAGATTGAGAGTGAATTTTATtcgtaatatttgtttacttattagGGATGATTAAAAGTTCTTGATCTTCTAATTACAATGGTAAAACATACTAATGATAACCGTTTATAGCGTTTGAAAGGGTCActtgcagggtttccccttattTGCTGTGGTGGTCGGGGCGTGGTTAGAGATATAGTCACCATGGCTTCATCATATAATTTGCTATATGATTTCCTTTAAAAAAGGctaaatacatgtatacatacatttaaaaatatattgttttgctCCATTTTcagttgttgctgcttattgtacaatgtatttTGTTGAGAATCGTcaacttttttattattaaaaatgactagcaacaaatctagtatCTTTTGCTGGTGTTATAGAATGTTCTCGCGTttagactctacttctgtccctcgatgtccacGTCAAATAGCAAGCTGCAGTGAGCATATCACATTAACCAACTATCACCCAATTTGCATTCTAAAACGTTT is a window of Nerophis lumbriciformis linkage group LG25, RoL_Nlum_v2.1, whole genome shotgun sequence DNA encoding:
- the znf207b gene encoding BUB3-interacting and GLEBS motif-containing protein ZNF207b isoform X1; this encodes MGRKKKKQMKPWCWYCNRDFDDEKILIQHQKAKHFKCHICHKKLYTGPGLAIHCMQVHKETIDSVPNAIPGRIDIELEIYGMEGIPEKDMQERRRTLEQKSQDGGKKRNPDDSDEDDDDDEAGPSVQQVTGVPPQVGYAAPMAQPGIPPGAGAPGMPPGGYQGMPPMMPGVPPMMHGMHHGIHGMPPGMMPMGGMMPPMMPGLPGMPPGMPPHMAPRPGMPLMAPVPTAGAIQRPTVTVAQPAVTKPLFPSAAQMGSGVHCSTAAVSSPPADLQSASSQLPFPNTPQAQQSASGAAASNSHSTAGSSDPPKATFPAYTQPSVSSSSTSSSNPSSSTVAKPPATVSTKPATLTTSSATSKLIHPDEDISLEELRAQLPRYQRLLARTGQAHVAAPQVAAVGGMMAPQQGLPLQQPGMRHPMHGQYGAPPQGMPTFMPGGMPPYGQVPPLVPPYQGGPPMGMRPPAMSPAGRY
- the znf207b gene encoding BUB3-interacting and GLEBS motif-containing protein ZNF207b isoform X4, whose protein sequence is MGRKKKKQMKPWCWYCNRDFDDEKILIQHQKAKHFKCHICHKKLYTGPGLAIHCMQVHKETIDSVPNAIPGRIDIELEIYGMEGIPEKDMQERRRTLEQKSQDGGKKRNPDDSDEDDDDDEAGPSVQQVTGVPPQVGYAAPMAQPGIPPGAGAPGMPPGGYQGMPPMMPGVPPMMHGMHHGIHGMPPGMMPMGGMMPPMMPGLPGMPPGMPPHMAPRPGMPLMAPVPTAGAIQRPTAQQSASGAAASNSHSTAGSSDPPKATFPAYTQPSVSSSSTSSSNPSSSTVAKPPATVSTKPATLTTSSATSKLIHPDEDISLEELRAQLPRYQRLLARTGQAHVAAPQVAAVGGMMAPQQGLPLQQPGMRHPMHGQYGAPPQGMPTFMPGGMPPYGQVPPLVPPYQGGPPMGMRPPAMSPAGRY
- the znf207b gene encoding BUB3-interacting and GLEBS motif-containing protein ZNF207b isoform X2; protein product: MGRKKKKQMKPWCWYCNRDFDDEKILIQHQKAKHFKCHICHKKLYTGPGLAIHCMQVHKETIDSVPNAIPGRIDIELEIYGMEGIPEKDMQERRRTLEQKSQDGGKKRNPDDSDEDDDDDEAGPSVQQVTGVPPQVGYAAPMAQPGIPPGAGAPGMPPGGYQGMPPMMPGVPPMMHGMHHGIHGMPPGMMPMGGMMPPMMPGLPGMPPGMPPHMAPRPGMPLMAPVPTAGAIQRPTMGSGVHCSTAAVSSPPADLQSASSQLPFPNTPQAQQSASGAAASNSHSTAGSSDPPKATFPAYTQPSVSSSSTSSSNPSSSTVAKPPATVSTKPATLTTSSATSKLIHPDEDISLEELRAQLPRYQRLLARTGQAHVAAPQVAAVGGMMAPQQGLPLQQPGMRHPMHGQYGAPPQGMPTFMPGGMPPYGQVPPLVPPYQGGPPMGMRPPAMSPAGRY
- the znf207b gene encoding BUB3-interacting and GLEBS motif-containing protein ZNF207b isoform X3, giving the protein MGRKKKKQMKPWCWYCNRDFDDEKILIQHQKAKHFKCHICHKKLYTGPGLAIHCMQVHKETIDSVPNAIPGRIDIELEIYGMEGIPEKDMQERRRTLEQKSQDGGKKRNPDDSDEDDDDDEAGPSVQQVTGVPPQVGYAAPMAQPGIPPGAGAPGMPPGGYQGMPPMMPGVPPMMHGMHHGIHGMPPGMMPMGGMMPPMMPGLPGMPPGMPPHMAPRPGMPLMAPVPTAGAIQRPTVTVAQPAVTKPLFPSAAQAQQSASGAAASNSHSTAGSSDPPKATFPAYTQPSVSSSSTSSSNPSSSTVAKPPATVSTKPATLTTSSATSKLIHPDEDISLEELRAQLPRYQRLLARTGQAHVAAPQVAAVGGMMAPQQGLPLQQPGMRHPMHGQYGAPPQGMPTFMPGGMPPYGQVPPLVPPYQGGPPMGMRPPAMSPAGRY